The region ATCAAGTGATTGTAAATGTATGGTGGCTACAACGGGATTTGAACCTGTGACCCCATCATTATGAGTGATGTGCTCTAACCAGCTGAGCTATGTAGCCATCAATTATGGTGCGGAAGGAGAGACTTGAACTCTCACACCTTGCGGCGCCAGAACCTAAATCTGGTGCGTCTACCAATTTCGCCACTTCCGCAAATTTCATAGATAACCCGACTGAGTAGATATCGAATCATCGTTGTAAATGGCAGGTCTACCTGGATTCGAACCAGGGAATGGCGGCATCAAAAGCCGCTGCCTTACCGCTTGGCGATAGACCTACAGCAGATAGTTTTCACTATCTAAATCATGGTGCGGAAAGAGAGACTTGAACTCTCACACCTTGCGGCGCCAGAACCTAAATCTGGTGCGTCTACCAATTTCGCCATTTCCGCAAATTTCATAGATAACCCGACTGAGTAGATATCGAATCATCGTTGTAAGTGGCAGGTCTACCTGGATTCGAACCAGGGAATGGCGGCATCAAAAGCCGCTGCCTTACCGCTTGGCGATAGACCTACAGCAGATAGTTTTCACTATCTAAATTATGGTGCGGAAAGAGAGACTTGAACTCTCACACCTTGCGGCGCCAGAACCTAAATCTGGTGCGTCTACCAATTTCGCCATTTCCGCATTGTTTTCCTAAAAGCTCTCAAAAAAGCGCTTAGGAAATGGTGGCTACGACGGGATTTGAACCTGTGACCCCATCATTATGAGTGATGTGCTCTAACCAGCTGAGCTACGTAGCCATGTTTTTAGAGCGAGACACTATATTACAATCTTGCTCTGAGTTCCAATACTTTTTACATATTGAAATTTAACAATTAAGTGGCAGGTCTACCTGGATTCGAACCAGGGGATGGCGGCATCAAAAGCCGCTGCCTTACCGCTTGGCGATAGACCTACAGCTGATAGCTATCACTATCTAAATATGGTGCGGAAAGAGAGACTTGAACTCTCACACCTTGCGGCGCCAGAACCTAAATCTGGTGCGTCTACCAATTTCGCCATTTCCGCATTATTTCCTAAAAGCTCTTAAAAAAGCGCTTAGGAAATGGTGGCTACAACGGGATTTGAACCTGTGACCCCATCATTATGAGTGATGTGCTCTAACCAGCTGAGCTATGTAGCCATTCCTAATTTCGTTCTCGTCGTTAAGTTGCCTTGTCGCTGAGAACGGAGCGCATTATGCGGATATGACCGAGGAGCGTCAACAGTTTTTTTGAATAAATTCCGCAAAAATGACTGTTCGGGTTTTTTTTAAGCAAAGAGGCGTGTTTGTGATCAAAAACTGCTAATAAAACAACAGATTCATTCTGCTACTTTCTTTGGAATGGGGGGGCTTTCTAGCGACGCAAAATAAAAAAGCCAACCGGATGGTTGGCTTTTAAGCAATAAGAATCGGTGTGAATTACACGTTGAAGCGGAAATGCACTACATCGCCATCTTTTACGATGTATTCTTTCCCTTCTAGACGCCATTTACCTGCTTCTTTCGCGCCAGTTTCACCACGGAACTGGATGAAGTCGTCATAGGCGATCACTTCAGCACGGATAAAGCCACGTTCAAAGTCGGTGTGGATTTTACCTGCCGCTTGAGGTGCAGTGGCTCCAACAGGAACAGTCCATGCGCGAACTTCTTTTACGCCCGCAGTGAAGTAAGTCTGTAGGTTAAGAAGATCATAACCAGAACGAATTACACGGTTAAGGCCTGGTTCTTCGATACCAAGATCCGCTAGGAATTCGTCACGTTCGTCATCTTCTAGTTCTGCCATTTCAGCTTCAATTGCCGCGCAAACAGGAACTACAACCGCATTTTCTTTTTCCGCGTGTGCACGCACAGCATCAAGATATGGGTTGTTTTCAAAACCATCTTCATTCACGTTAGCGATGTACATGGTTGGTTTTAGCGTTAGGAAGTTTAGGTAACCGACTGCTGCAGCTTCGTCTTTAGAAAGTTCAACAGAACGAGCAGAACCGCCTTCAGTCAGTACTGGTAGCAGTTTTTCTAGTACAGTTAGCTCAAATTTTGCGTCTTTGTCGCCGCCTTTAGCGCGTTTAGCTTGGCGTTGAATCGCGCGTTCACAGCTGTCTAAGTCTGCTAAAGCAAGTTCCAAGTTGATGACTTCGATGTCTTCAATTGGCGATACTTTACCTGCAACGTGAACGATGTTTTCGTTCTCGAAACAGCGAACAACGTGACCGATCGCGTCAGTTTCACGGATGTTAGCTAGGAATTTGTTACCTAGGCCTTCACCTTTAGATGCACCAGCAACTAGGCCTGCGATGTCCACAAATTCCATTGTGGTTGGCAGAACACGCTCTGGATTAACAATTTCAGATAGTGCGTCTAGACGCAAATCTGGAACAGGTACAACACCTGTATTTGGCTCAATAGTACAAAACGGGAAGTTAGCCGCTTCGATACCTGCTTTGGTAAGTGCATTAAAAAGAGTCGATTTACCTACGTTTGGTAAACCCACAATGCCACATTTAAAACCCATGACTATAACCTTATTCAGCTTTGAACGTGTGTAAGCGGTTTTGTGCTTTCGTTAGACCATCTTTCAGCAAGATGTCGAGGCAGCGAACGGATTCATCTACCACGGCATTTAAACACTCCTGCTCATTGGCGGGAGCTTTGCCTAACACATAGCCTGCTACTTTGTCTTTATGTCCGGGATGACCAATGCCAATCCGCAGACGGTAAAATTCTTTGTTGTTACCCAGTTTGGCAATGGTGTCTTTTAAACCGTTATGGCCACCATGACCGCCCCCTTTCTTGAATTTAGCCACTCCCGGCGGAAGATCCAGTTCATCATGGGCGACCATGATTTCTTCAGGAGCGATCTGGTAAAACTTCGCTAACGCTGCAATCGCCTTACCAGATAGATTCATGTAGGTGGTTGGAATCAGTAAACGTAGATCTTCACCATTTTTCATGATGCGTGCTGTTAAGCCAAAGAATTTAGGCTCATTTTTTAGCATGACATTGTTCATGCGAGCCAATTCTTCCACGACCCAAGCGCCAGCATTATGGCGAGTTCGCTCATATTCCGCTCCCGGATTACCTAATCCGACGAGCAATTTTATTGGTTGACTCAAGGCGTTATCCCTTCGTAAACAGAAAAGCGCAGTATG is a window of Vibrio porteresiae DSM 19223 DNA encoding:
- the ychF gene encoding redox-regulated ATPase YchF gives rise to the protein MGFKCGIVGLPNVGKSTLFNALTKAGIEAANFPFCTIEPNTGVVPVPDLRLDALSEIVNPERVLPTTMEFVDIAGLVAGASKGEGLGNKFLANIRETDAIGHVVRCFENENIVHVAGKVSPIEDIEVINLELALADLDSCERAIQRQAKRAKGGDKDAKFELTVLEKLLPVLTEGGSARSVELSKDEAAAVGYLNFLTLKPTMYIANVNEDGFENNPYLDAVRAHAEKENAVVVPVCAAIEAEMAELEDDERDEFLADLGIEEPGLNRVIRSGYDLLNLQTYFTAGVKEVRAWTVPVGATAPQAAGKIHTDFERGFIRAEVIAYDDFIQFRGETGAKEAGKWRLEGKEYIVKDGDVVHFRFNV
- the pth gene encoding aminoacyl-tRNA hydrolase, yielding MSQPIKLLVGLGNPGAEYERTRHNAGAWVVEELARMNNVMLKNEPKFFGLTARIMKNGEDLRLLIPTTYMNLSGKAIAALAKFYQIAPEEIMVAHDELDLPPGVAKFKKGGGHGGHNGLKDTIAKLGNNKEFYRLRIGIGHPGHKDKVAGYVLGKAPANEQECLNAVVDESVRCLDILLKDGLTKAQNRLHTFKAE